From the genome of Penaeus monodon isolate SGIC_2016 chromosome 16, NSTDA_Pmon_1, whole genome shotgun sequence, one region includes:
- the LOC119582866 gene encoding 40S ribosomal protein S21-like isoform X1: MQNDAGEYVDLYVPRKCSASNRIIYAKDHASIQINFAEVDETTGRMTGQYKTYAICGDIRKMGESDDCLARLAKKDGILPKNY, encoded by the exons ATGCAGAACGACGCTGGTGAATACGTTGACCTGTACGTGCCCCGCAAGTGCTCGGCATCCAACCGCATCATCTATGCCAAGGACCATGCCTCCATCCAGATCAACTTTGCCGAG GTTGATGAAACCACTGGCCGCATGACTGGACAGTACAAGACTTACGCCATCTGCGGAGACATCAGGAAGATG GGTGAATCTGATGATTGTCTTGCTCGCTTGGCTAAGAAGGATGGCATCTTACCTAA GAACTATTGA
- the LOC119582866 gene encoding 40S ribosomal protein S21-like isoform X2: MQNDAGEYVDLYVPRKCSASNRIIYAKDHASIQINFAEVDETTGRMTGQYKTYAICGDIRKMGESDDCLARLAKKDGILPK, from the exons ATGCAGAACGACGCTGGTGAATACGTTGACCTGTACGTGCCCCGCAAGTGCTCGGCATCCAACCGCATCATCTATGCCAAGGACCATGCCTCCATCCAGATCAACTTTGCCGAG GTTGATGAAACCACTGGCCGCATGACTGGACAGTACAAGACTTACGCCATCTGCGGAGACATCAGGAAGATG GGTGAATCTGATGATTGTCTTGCTCGCTTGGCTAAGAAGGATGGCATCTTACCTAAGTAA